The following nucleotide sequence is from Candidatus Borkfalkia ceftriaxoniphila.
TAGCGTTGCGCTCGTTGCGCCCGTACCAGTTGATATAATCGGAACACTCGTTTTCCGCAAATGTCAACGTTGAAACGCCCGTCGGCTGCGGCTTATCCTCGGGAGGGGGCAAAGGCTCCGCGGACGTGCCGCCGCACGCCGTCCCCAGCGCGAGAAACAGAACGCAGATCAAAAGCATAGAAATACTTTTCCAGCGCTTCATCCCCTGCGCCCTCCGCGTTTTTTTTGCAACGTACAGACGAGCGCCGCCGCAAGCACAGACACCGAAAGTACGAGCGCACCGCCAGACAGAGTGCCGCCGCATCCCGACTTTTTCGGCTCTTCGGGCGGATCGACGGGCGGATCGACGGGCTTTTCTGTCCAATGCTCGGAACGCGCGAAAGTGAGCGTGCCCGCTTCTCCCAGCGTTACGTTATCGAGCGCGGGCGTAAAATAGGTAAAGCCCACGGTTATTTTGCTTCGTCCCAATCCGTCGGGAAGGGGCTGCGCATCCCAAAGGGCCTTGCCGTCCGCATAGACCGTCACGCCCGCATCGCCGACCGATAAACCGAATTGTACCCATACGCCGTCCTCCATCCTGTATTCCGCGCTCGCCGCGATTTCAAACACGCCGCCATGCCAACTTTCCAGTTGAATTCGTGACGCTTTGTGGCAATAGCGCAGAATATAATACGCGTCGTCGCGCTCGCCGAAACGCACGAACACGTTGCCGTCTGTTGCGCGGGCCGTATCGTTTTTCAGAACTTTGAAATCGAATTTCAAATCGAACTGCTTGTAGTCGCCCGTTACGTGCAGGGACGCCGCGGCGGTATCTTCGGCAAAAGTGAGATAAGAATTGCCGCCTTCCTCCCCATTCTGCCACCCGAATGTATCGAAGTACGCGGCGCCGTCTTCAAAATCCTGTTCGAACCAAGCGGGTCTGTCCGTCCCCTCCGATACAATGGCAAAGGAAGAAACATCCGCCTTGCCGGACGCGGATCGTCCGCCGTCTGCGCCGAGCAGATAGACGCCCTCGCGCGGCACTTCAAATTCGACGGCGGCGTTCCCCGACGAGGAAACCTCCTTTACGGCGACAATTTCTCCCGTCAGCGCTTCTTTCACGAAAAGGCGCGCGGACGCGTCATGCAAAGTTATATCTGCCGAAAAGGTGTGCGTGCCCGCCTTGAGATACAATCCCTGATACAGGCTCGCCGCGCCGTATTGTTCCATTAACGCCTTGTCGAAATCGAGCGTAGCGGTATTGCCGCCGACGGTCACGTTCTGCTGATATTCTCCGCCGTATTCCCAATATCCGAGTTTGTAAGAAAACGACGTGTCCACGAAGTCGGTGGCGACCTCTACATCGTCGCAGTCCACGACCCAGTTTGTTTTTACCATCGCGTTGAGATTGGAAATCGGCCCGCGGTAGGAATTGTTCATGACTACGAAATTATTTACGGGCACGGATTTGCCGCCGTCGCCGTAGGGATAACCTTGACCGGGACAAAGATTCATACAGGTGGAACTCTCGCCCCAGTTGCCGAGTATGTTGTCATAAACGTAAAACCCGTTCATCGCCTGCCACGTATAATCGGAAGCGTCCACGCCCCATGTGATCAGCACGATGATGTTGCCGGGCGTGATCGCGCTATGGCGCAGCGTGACGTTGCGGATCCGATTGTCGCCGCCGTCGGGTTTGGCGTGCCACCAGGTGACGCCGCGGGGATCGTTGATGCTCTGCGCGAGCAAAACGACGGCGTCGTCGTCCGTATACAGAAAACAGCGGTCCATCACCACGTTTTTCGATCCGACGCCGATGCTGATCCCGTCGCCGCTGAGACAGTTGTCCTCGGTCAGCGTCAGATTTCCGAGATATACGTTGGTACAGCCGTATACTACGACGTGATAACAGTTGGTACGCAGAATTTTTATATCGCTCACCTCTACGTTCGTGCTGTTGTATAGCCCCAGCGGGACAAGGTGAATGAGCGATTTGCAATATTCCGAATAAGCGGGCTTATAGCCGTTCAGACGGGATTGATTGCCCCAGTCTAAAAGCCGCAGCGTTCCGCCGCCCGTGATCTTGATATTGTTTGCCTGATTGCTGTACACGAGCGGATAATTCATCGCCAGACCGTTATGCCCCCAAACGATGCCCTCCATATCGTGTCCCTTATAGGTTTTGTACGTATAATCTTCTTCGCGCCAGGACTGCCACAAAACCGCGCCCTCTTCGATGCGCAACTCCACGTTATCCTTCATCCATATGCTCGTCACGACGTAGCGCGTACCGTACTCGCTGTCGGGATCGCCCTCGAGAACGACCGTTCCGCCGCCTTGTCCGCTCACGGCGTCTATGGCGCTCTGTATAGCCGCGGTATCGTCGGTATAGGCGTCTCCCTTCGCGCCATATTCGCTCGCCTTGACCGTGCGTTCGGGCAGTTCGAACGCATACGGATTCTCGGTCATATCCCGCCAATTTTCGATAGAAAACATTCTATCTACTTTTACGGAATCCACCGCGGCGATAAAATGCGAACTGAGCATCGTGACTTCTCCGTCGTGATACGGGAACGAAAAAGTAAAGCGGTTGCCGGACGCGACTGCCGTGCCCAGTTTTTCCGCATTTTCGATTTCCTCATCCATGTTGTCGATCAAAGTGCGATAAAGAGTCACGGTCTTTCCGCTGTATTCGTCGTTCAGGCGCCCTTCGACGGTGACTTGATAACCGTCGGTCGTGCACGAAAGCACCTCGCCCGCATAGGGATAACTCGTATCCTCGCGCTCGAAAGAGATATGGTTGACGAAAATCGTGCCCTTGGCGGCCTGCGGCGCAAAGCGAAGCCCGCGCAGTTCGCCGCCCGCATTCTGATTTTTCGTCAGTTCGATAAAATAGGTATGGTATTCGCCGTCCGTATACAGCGGGACGGAAAGAGAGTTTTCCTCCGACCAGTCTTTGGTTTTGGTCTTAAAGTAAACTTTCATGCTTTCGGCGGGCGAATCGTTTTTCAGGTGCACCATCACGACGTTGCGCGTGGTGAGATATTTTACATACCATTGCGATCCGAGAGAATAACCGTCCGTCAAGACCTCCGCGTACGACCGTTCGCCCCCGATCGAATAGCGGAGTTCTCCTTCGCGCACTTCTTTCGTACCCTTGCTGACGGTAAACGTAGAAATGAAATCGGAAACCGATACGTCGGCGCGCGCCGCGTAAGGCGCGTGAGATACCAGCAAAAACACGGCGCAAAACGCCAGAACCACGCTGAAACCGATCAAAACGAGTTTCCTTTTTGCAATCGCCTTCATATTCCTCCTTAATTGAACAAAAGCGCGCTGAGCAATTTCTTGTGCAACGCGCTTTGCCTCTACGATCTTAATTTACAAGCAGATTATTCAGCCGCCACGAACGCGCCCGCATAGTCCGTAACGACCCAAGCGCCGATCACGTTGCCTTCCGCATCCGTTACGATCAGATCGCCGTCCGCATTGCGCGCGCCGCTGATGTAGCGGACTTCCGAGCCCTCGGTGTCCAACCCCGTCAGCGTACAGCCGCCTACGATATAGATGACCTGTTCATCGTTGCCCGACCAATCGGGATAGCCCATGCTGTCGGGATCGAATTCCATGTCGGAAGCCACGAAAATATCCTTTACGACCGGATTGCCTTCGTCGTCGACCGCTTCGAGCGTCGTCTTCATCATGGCGGTGTTGGTGTTCACGGGAGCATACTGCAATACGCCGCTTTCCGCCTTGCCCGTACCGACGTGCAGATCGATAAAGTTGACGGAGGGATCGCCGTGTTCGAAATCCACGGGATGCTGCACAAACGACGCGCCGACGCCCATACCGCCGGTCCACGTGAGTTGATCCCACGTGCCGAGCGTACCGAACTTATAGGATTCGTTGGAATCGCTGCCGTTCAGAGAAGAAATGACCGTAATATTGTTCAACGTGTTGTCGTAGACGTCGAGCACGTGCAGATCGCGGTCCATGATATCCGCATCGCTCGAATAGATATGCCCGATCATGCCGCCGAGGATGCTGCTTGCGACCAAAAGATTATCGGAAATCGTGCAGTTTTTGATGGTCACGTGCTGCTTGTTGTCGTAATTCAACGTTTCCGTCGCACAGCCGACACGCCCGAGCAAAAATCCCGCTTTCTTGCAGTCACCGGAACCGATAATTTTGCTGTTGATGATATTTACGTTATCAAACACGGTTTCCTGCGCGTTTTTAAAATACTGATAATGGTTGTTGTTGACCGTATATCCGAGTACGATCGCCAGATTCTGGCGGCCTGCATCCATTCCCTGCACTTCCGCAACGGCGGAATCGAAGGTGATATTTTTAAACGTTATATCCGAACCCGCCACGTGCCCGTAAAAACCGCTGGCTTTCATGGAAATATTCACGAATTCGCCGCTGTTGTAAGCGGGAGCATACAAATTTTTGATGACGTGGTTATTGCCGTCGAACGTAAGTTGATGCTGCGCATAACTGAAATCAAAGATCGGCGTCCATTCAAATCCTGCCAGATCGATATTGCAATCGAGTGAAACCGTCCATTTGTTATCGGGTTTGCGCGCCGCTTTTACGGCCGCTTCC
It contains:
- a CDS encoding glycosyl hydrolase family 28 protein, with protein sequence MKAIAKRKLVLIGFSVVLAFCAVFLLVSHAPYAARADVSVSDFISTFTVSKGTKEVREGELRYSIGGERSYAEVLTDGYSLGSQWYVKYLTTRNVVMVHLKNDSPAESMKVYFKTKTKDWSEENSLSVPLYTDGEYHTYFIELTKNQNAGGELRGLRFAPQAAKGTIFVNHISFEREDTSYPYAGEVLSCTTDGYQVTVEGRLNDEYSGKTVTLYRTLIDNMDEEIENAEKLGTAVASGNRFTFSFPYHDGEVTMLSSHFIAAVDSVKVDRMFSIENWRDMTENPYAFELPERTVKASEYGAKGDAYTDDTAAIQSAIDAVSGQGGGTVVLEGDPDSEYGTRYVVTSIWMKDNVELRIEEGAVLWQSWREEDYTYKTYKGHDMEGIVWGHNGLAMNYPLVYSNQANNIKITGGGTLRLLDWGNQSRLNGYKPAYSEYCKSLIHLVPLGLYNSTNVEVSDIKILRTNCYHVVVYGCTNVYLGNLTLTEDNCLSGDGISIGVGSKNVVMDRCFLYTDDDAVVLLAQSINDPRGVTWWHAKPDGGDNRIRNVTLRHSAITPGNIIVLITWGVDASDYTWQAMNGFYVYDNILGNWGESSTCMNLCPGQGYPYGDGGKSVPVNNFVVMNNSYRGPISNLNAMVKTNWVVDCDDVEVATDFVDTSFSYKLGYWEYGGEYQQNVTVGGNTATLDFDKALMEQYGAASLYQGLYLKAGTHTFSADITLHDASARLFVKEALTGEIVAVKEVSSSGNAAVEFEVPREGVYLLGADGGRSASGKADVSSFAIVSEGTDRPAWFEQDFEDGAAYFDTFGWQNGEEGGNSYLTFAEDTAAASLHVTGDYKQFDLKFDFKVLKNDTARATDGNVFVRFGERDDAYYILRYCHKASRIQLESWHGGVFEIAASAEYRMEDGVWVQFGLSVGDAGVTVYADGKALWDAQPLPDGLGRSKITVGFTYFTPALDNVTLGEAGTLTFARSEHWTEKPVDPPVDPPEEPKKSGCGGTLSGGALVLSVSVLAAALVCTLQKKRGGRRG